A single region of the Chionomys nivalis chromosome 5, mChiNiv1.1, whole genome shotgun sequence genome encodes:
- the Pde12 gene encoding 2',5'-phosphodiesterase 12: MWRLPGRAALRGVRSVVEQRSRAEAASEQAACAMERAVVRCVPSEPKLSLSFALADGSHKNMQRDQSEPLGRALSRIATNALKGHAKAAAAKKNRKNRAQSGGGAACAPEPAAACEPVVKLYYREEAVADDVLNVDAWQDGAVLQIGDVKYKVERNPPAFTELQLPRYIMAGFPVCPKLSLEFGDSASSVFRWFKEVKPGAAEPGDGGLESSSRPGPSSAWTDTGVAERVYTPCNADIGLRLKLHCTPGNGQRFGPSRELESVCPVEAGPGTCTFDHRHLYTKKVPEDSIIRTVSYNILADTYAQTEFSRTVLYPYCAPYALELDYRQNLIQKELTGYNADLICLQEVDREVFADSLVPALEAFGLEGVFRIKQHEGLATFYRKSKFNLLSQHDISFQEALESDPLHKDLLEKLALNPLAQEKVLQRSSVLQISVLQSTKDSSKKICVANTHLYWHPNGGYIRLIQMAVALAHIRHVSCDLYPGLPVIFCGDFNSTPSTGMYHFVINGSIPEDHEDWASNGEEERCNMSLTHLFKLKSACGEPAYTNYVGGFHGCLDYIFIDLNAFEVEQVIPLPSHEEVTTHQALPSVSHPSDHIALVCDLKWK; the protein is encoded by the exons ATGTGGAGGCTTCCGGGCCGCGCCGCGCTGCGTGGGGTCCGGTCGGTGGTGGAGCAGCGCAGCCGGGCCGAGGCGGCGAGCGAGCAGGCGGCGTGCGCCATGGAGCGGGCGGTGGTGCGCTGCGTGCCCTCGGAGCCCAAGCTCAGCCTGTCGTTCGCGCTGGCCGACGGCAGCCACAAGAACATGCAGCGCGACCAGAGCGAGCCCCTGGGCCGGGCCCTCAGCCGGATCGCTACCAACGCCCTGAAGGGCCACGCTAAGGCGGCGGCCGCCAAGAAGAACCGGAAGAACCGAGCGCAGTCGGGCGGTGGCGCGGCCTGCGCTCCGGAACCGGCCGCGGCCTGCGAGCCGGTGGTGAAGCTGTACTACCGCGAGGAGGCCGTGGCGGACGACGTGCTCAACGTGGATGCCTGGCAGGACGGCGCGGTGCTGCAGATCGGCGACGTCAAGTACAAGGTGGAGCGCAACCCGCCCGCCTTCACCGAGCTGCAGCTGCCGCGCTACATCATGGCCGGCTTCCCGGTGTGTCCCAAGCTCAGCCTGGAGTTCGGGGATTCCGCCAGCTCCGTGTTCCGCTGGTTCAAGGAGGTCAAGCCCGGTGCGGCCGAGCCCGGGGACGGCGGCCTCGAGTCGTCGTCGCGCCCCGGGCCGTCTTCGGCTTGGACCGATACGGGTGTGGCCGAGCGCGTGTACACCCCGTGCAACGCGGACATCGGGCTGCGGCTCAAGCTTCACTGCACGCCGGGCAATGGGCAGCGCTTCGGGCCCAGCCGCGAGCTGGAGAGCGTGTGTCCCGTGGAGGCCGGGCCCGGCACCTGCACGTTTGACCATCGGCATCTGTACACCAAGAAGGTGCCGGAGGACTCCATCATCCGGACCGTCTCCTACAACATCCTGGCAGACACGTACGCCCAGACCGAGTTCTCCCGGACCGTCCTCTACCCGTACTGTGCGCCCTACGCGCTGGAGCTTGACTACCGCCAGAACCTCATCCAGAAGGAGCTCACGGGCTACAACGCAGACCTCATCTGTTTGCAGGAGGTGGACCGCGAGGTGTTCGCCGACAGCTTGGTACCGGCCCTGGAGGCCTTCGGCCTGGAGGGCGTGTTCCGGATCAAACAACACGAAGGCCTGGCCACTTTCTACCGGAAGTCCaagttcaacctccttagccaacACGACATTTCTTTTCAAGAAGCCTTGGAGTCGGACCCGCTGCACAAGGACCTGCTAGAGAAACTCGCTTTGAACCCTCTAGCGCAGGAGAAAGTACTCCAGAGATCGTCCGTCCTTCAG ATTTCAGTTCTTCAGTCTACAAAGGACTCTTCTAAAAAGATATGCGTTGCTAATACCCATCTCTACTGGCACCCAAACG gtgGATACATTCGTCTCATTCAAATGGCAGTAGCCTTGGCACACATTAGACATGTTTCATGTGACCTGTATCCTGGCCTACCAGTTATATTTTGTGGAGACTTTAATAGTACACCATCTACAGGAATGTATCATTTTGTCATCAATGGCAGCATTCCAGAGGATCATGAAGACTGGGCTTCcaatggggaagaggaaagatgcaaTATGTCTCTCACACACCTTTTCAAACTGAAAAGTGCTTGTGGAGAACCTGCTTACACCAACTATGTTGGTGGCTTTCACGGATGTCTAGATTACATTTTCATTGACTTAAATGCTTTCGAGGTTGAACAGGTGATTCCGTTACCTAGTCATGAAGAAGTTACCACCCATCAGGCCTTACCTAGTGTTTCTCACCCTTCTGATCACATAGCACTGGTTTGTGATTTAAAATGGAAGTAG